The genomic stretch AAATACGTTCACGTTCCTGATCAGGTAGGAGGATCGGAAAGGTCAACTCCCTAGAGACGAAGTGCGGCGGGGGACCGAACTCACTCTCGGAAATTCCAATAATCTCACTGCCCATTATCTGAGCATTATAAAGGGGGCCTTGTGCGAATTCTTCGATTAATATCCTTGGCGACGACCGCCATATGTACTTGCCCTTCAGCAGATAGGTCGTGTGTTCGATCAACTCATCGACGCTACGGCACAATCGGACACCCTTGCTTCCGCTCCCTTCGGCAGGCTTGAGAATTACCGGCAAGCCAATCTCAGCGGCAAAAGTTTCTATCTCCGTCGCATTTGCTGCCAAGCGATAAGCAGGCATTGGAACGTCGGCCTCCGTTAAGATCTGACGTTGAACGAACTTGTCGCAGCACAGTTCAATCGACGCGGGGTTCGGCCCCGGTAGATCGAAATGTCGGCAGAGCTTGGCAACTGCCACATAGACCGACTCGTCGTCGCCCGAGAAGCCAGTAATGCCGGCAATGTCATACCCGGTGCGTAACTGCAAACATTCGTGGATCATTGCGTCAAGATTGTCTGTTTCGACACGGATTGCCTGAACACTTTCCGTCGCAACGTAGTCGTACTGAGCTGGATCAGCGGACAGAGTAATTGGATGAAGGCCGAGACGCCGGGCTGCTTGGACGTATGCTAGACCATTACCCTTATGGCCTTCAATCAGGATAACAGCTCTTCTTGCCATTGGTCTGTTGACTCCGACGTTGCCTGCTGGACGACAGCCGAGACAAATCGGCATCAGCTTTGTCGGCCGACCGCGGTCTCAGATCTTGTGATGAATGTATCATCGTCGGCAATTTGTGGTCACAAAGGTTCTGTAAATTCTTTTTGGCGTCTCTGTTGCAATATTAGATGATCGTGTCTCGGGAAGTGGTATAACTGCCGGCGTTGGTCGCCGCGCTCTCCGGCAGGAAGCCGTACTGGGAAGGCTCACTCGTTAACCTTTGACCTTGCCCCTCTGAACTAATCCGGTTTGAAGTTCGTTCTGGCCCACCGCGAGGATTCAGGACATGAAACATAGCCGCTTCTCTGAAGAGATGGGGTATTCGGTTCAGCTCGCTGAACGTCTGACGTTTGTCTGATGCTCAGAGCCGACCTGCCAAGAGGAGATTGGCATGGGCGTTTATGTTCGAGGCGGCCAACGTCATCCTGCGCCCGACGACCCGATGGTCAAGCATGAAGGCTTGGGCCATGAAGATTGCCAATCGACAGGGTGCCCGACGTGCAAAGGTCGCGCTCGCCAGACGAATGGCAGTCACCCTTCACCGCATGTGGGTTGACGAACAGGATTTCCGTTGGTCGGCAGCTTAGGTTGAGCCGTCCACGGAATAGCGCGCTCGATGCAGGGCGCGGTCCGGACGAGTTCGCATGATCTGTCGTTGCCGGTTGCAGAGCCGTATGCACCCGAACAAGGCCGTTGTCGCACTTGCCGCCAAGATGGCGCGCCCTTGTCTGGGTTGTCCTGACCAAGCCGGGAGCGCTCTACGAACGCAGGGACCTTGCTTTCGCCTGACCCTCCGGCTCGATTGCAAGGCTCGGGAATAGCGATGACGAAACAGTGGATCAGCATGCCGTAAGCCCTGTGCAAAAAACGGGGTTCCTGCCCGAACCATTTATTGGGAACGGCGTGCTGCGGATGTCATCATGGCCTGGCTGCAACAGCAGCTCACTCGCGAGGCCGAATACATTTACGCAACTGGAATCGTCGTCGGCGATGTCGCGAACCCTTGCACGGACGGGGCGGACCATACATTTTTGACAGAAGCTCGCGCAGTGCCGACGCTTCGAGCATCTGGTCGGCGAGCAGCTTCTTCAGCTTCGCCTTCACGTCTTAAGGCTTTCAGCCGTTTGGCATCGGAGACGTCCACCCCCCATACCTCGCCTTCCAGTTATACAGCGTCGCCTCGGAGATCCCGTGCTTGCGCCCAAGATCGCCCGCCTTTGCACGCGCTTCATGCTCGCGCAAAACCGCGATGATCTGCTTCTGTATTCGGTGTCCTCCAGCCAAGGCGTGACGTTCGATGCAGGTTCTTTGCTTCTGTTCGCGGTCGGCACGCAGCCGCCGGCATGATGGTGTCCATGGTTCCGATCGGTTCAAAGCTCTTCGGCGTGCTCGGGAACCCATCAAGCCGGCCGAACGGTCATCGCGTCGAATGGCACTACATCGCGCCGGGCAAGCCGATGCCAACGGAGCGCGCTCATCGGCAGGCATTATTTGCCTCGTCAGCCATTTGCGCCCGCTGACCCCGACGAGGTTCCCATGTGGACACGGCGGGATCAGGTGGGCGTGGAGGATTGACTGGATCAGGTTCTTCAGCCGCGAACACTGGCGAACCAGTTGTGTGCGCCTGGCAAGGGTCCCCGGATCCGGAACCCAGACCTCCGGTAGAAAGCCCGAGGCATATAGCTTCGCAAGGACAGCGGCGTCGACCGCGTCAGTCTTCGCCTTCGCGTGCGCGATCATATGCACCTGCTTGGGATTGGCGATCACGATCCGATCCACGTAGGGCGATAGCACTTCAGCGACCGCCGCAGCATTGCCGGTCGCCTCGATCACCACATGGTCATCGTGGGTGAGTTCGAATTCCTCGAGCTTATTGCGTAGCATTTGAACGCGGCAGAGCTTGACGATCTCTCCATCAAGCAACGACACAACCTCGGCGGCTACGCGATGTATGTCCATGCCGATAATACGCACGGTTCCCTCCATCGTTAGTCACGAACAGGGAGCCTGCGGGCAACACGACAAATACGGATCCGCGCTCGCAGCGCATCCGGGCGAGTCGTTGGGGCGACCAGATAATGTGCTCGAACTCGCAGTTCATCTGCATACGACGGCCTGCCCGCACTTGCCTGCTCCCGGTGCCCCGTGGCCCGGATCCACCAAGCTTAGCCAAACCTGACGACCGAACAAACGATGGCACCGAGAACAACATGCCGGATAATGGCTTCATCGAGGGCTCCGCTGGCTCAGGCGCGCGCGCGTAGCCATCGCCCTGTCGCGCGCCGACTAAAATCCTGTTTCATAACACCCATCTGTCTATGTCGTTGAAGTGAATAGGTTTTGCTGATCTGGATGCGATCCCATGGGGTATTTTGGGTTTTGCCGCGCGCGATGAACGATGCGCTGAGCTGCGGGTTCGCTAAGCGTTGATCGGCTGAAGACCCATGGACCATCTGGCAGAGGATGAACGCCTCCGATCTCACCCGCCTCGGCGGCGAGCCTGAGGGTCTTCCGTGCAACGCCGAGAAGGCGCGTCGCCTTGTTCAGGTTAAGCCATGGCCCTTTGCATCCGCCGCTGGCCGGAAGACAGGGATCTTATGATGCGACCTGTGCGCGGTGACCCGTTCGCGTGTCCATCGATTGGCGTGGCCGGTCACCAGTGCATTGCGGTTGAGGATCCGGCAATCAGATCATCATTGTCGATGAGCACCTTTTGGCGAACGGCCGAGATGATCGCCGGACGTGCTGTCGCGCTGTCCGCGGCGCCGCTTCGGCAGGCGCAGTTCAGTATGGACGCCGCCAACCCAATGGATCAGGAGAACGATCTCTGACGCTTCGTCATCGACATCGGCGACCACCTCTCGAATGACGGTGCGAACGATGCGCTTCTTGAGCCTTGCATCCGTCGTCGGCGCCGCCCACACAGCCTTGAGATCGGCGGCGAGCGCGGTGACGTGTATTGGCGACAGAAGTGAGGGCTCCGATGTCGAGGCATCATGCGCGGCAATCCTGCTCTCGATCTCGCCGACACGCGTAAGCGCCCGGTTCCATCGCAACTCCAGTTCCGCCGCGACCAGCCGGGTTCTGCGGATCGATGGCGTCGTATTGCCTGAACGCCCGATCGGCGCCGTAGCGTGCCGCCTCGCGATCGCGCATCAGAGCATCGCGGACCTGATCGCGGCGACTGGCCGCTTGTGCTTCGACCTCGACGGCCGCCGCTATCGCTCCCGGCTCGACAACCCGCAGAAGCTTCCTCGATGACGTCGTCGACGCGTAGTCCACCGAAGGCGATGCAACGCGGCTCGCCATTGTCAAGCAGACCACGCCAGCAGGAATAGCGCGGAATGTTGTGCTTGGTTCCCGTGTAGCGGACCGTCAGCTTGCGGCCGCAGCGCCGGCAGCGGACAAGGCCGGCGAGCAGAGCGTCGCCATGCTTGGGCGCCCATGATGCCGGCTCGTGGGCACGTTGTCGCGCACCATCTTGCGGATGGCTTCCGCCCTTTCCCAGCCGACGTAGCCTTCGTGTGCACCCGGGATCAGCGCCAGCCATTCATCACGCGCCTTACGGCGGCTGCGCGAGCGAATGGCTGCTGCATCATATCCCGACGCAGCACGAGTCATACCGTAGGCGTAGGCGCCGCCGTAGATCGGGTTCTCGATCATTCGGTGGATGGTCGCATAGCTTGGCCTGCGCCAGACCACATCGCCCGTTGTTGCGCTTGGCAGGCAAATCCAGCCCATGTTCGAGGAACCGGAGCAAGGCCTGACGGGCACTGCCGAGTTCCGCCACCTTGTCAAACACAAGGGTGATGGCCTCTTGCATGCGACGATCGGGATCCTTCTCCAGCCGGTCGCCGACCTTCATGAAGCCGACCGGGGCCAGCGACGACGAGTTCACCGCGCCGAGCCTTCTCATAGCGGCCCGACAGGGAGCGCTGACGCAGAAGATCGAGCTCATACTCGTTGAGACTGCCCTTCAATCCCAGCAGCAGCCGGTTATTACCCTGGCGCGGTGCGTAGACCGTCTCCTGGTCGATCAGCACGGTATCGACGACGCGGCACATCTCGATGAGCTGCTGCCAGTCGCGGCTGTTGCGGGCGAAGCGCGATACCTCCCGCCGCCGCAACCGCCCCAACCTTGCCGAGACAGACTGCGGCGACCATCCGATCGAAGCCCGCTCGCGCGACACCGCCAGCAGCAGAGCGGCCGAGATCGTCATCGACCGTCTCGATGCAAGACCAGCCGAGTGCCACCAGGCGATCGCGCATCGCATACTGCAGGGCGCGGCTCTCACGATTGTGTAGAACCTGATGGGCCGAGGACTGCCGCACATAAAGGATCGCCTTGCGCTCCAGATGGTGGGGCCGGATCTTCTCATGCATCATTGCGCGCCTCCTCGCGTGGAGCGACGCGCTCGCCGTCGACGTGGTCGAGGATCAGGCGCACCATCAGCTTTGTCAGCGTCACGCGCGTCTCTTGCGGCAGCGCCTGCCATGGTTGCACTGCGCGTCGTGCGGGTTGGAGAACAGATCGAACTGATATGTTGTGGGCTGGCGCGGCACATGGGGGGCAGCGGCAATGCGCCACGCGGTGCAGACCACGCGATCAAACATCCAGGCCGGAACCTCCAGCCACCGATCGGAGGCGTGGCCAGAGAGACTGCAGCGGAAACCCTCCCGGTCTGCCTTCTCGATCACCTCATGAACATGAACCCAACGCCGGCCCAA from Mesorhizobium sp. NZP2077 encodes the following:
- a CDS encoding recombinase family protein, giving the protein MTISAALLLAVSRERASIGWSPQSVSARLGRLRRREVSRFARNSRDWQQLIEMCRVVDTVLIDQETVYAPRQGNNRLLLGLKGSLNEYELDLLRQRSLSGRYEKARRGELVVAGPGRLHEGRRPAGEGSRSSHARGHHPCV
- a CDS encoding acetyl-CoA carboxylase biotin carboxylase subunit family protein, with product MARRAVILIEGHKGNGLAYVQAARRLGLHPITLSADPAQYDYVATESVQAIRVETDNLDAMIHECLQLRTGYDIAGITGFSGDDESVYVAVAKLCRHFDLPGPNPASIELCCDKFVQRQILTEADVPMPAYRLAANATEIETFAAEIGLPVILKPAEGSGSKGVRLCRSVDELIEHTTYLLKGKYIWRSSPRILIEEFAQGPLYNAQIMGSEIIGISESEFGPPPHFVSRELTFPILLPDQERERISDISLTCLQALGLGWGPTNIEFRWTKRGPAMIEVNPRLGGAPDPQLVHLACGVDLITEHVKLAIGDKWDLVKSHSQTASARKLIADRDGILERINGHDRAAAIPGVAEVRFYVQPETPIITKGDSRDCIGYVIAASPSRARTKATLQRAVDLIDWPITPFATPGEREQFAASDFPR
- a CDS encoding recombinase family protein, translating into MIENPIYGGAYAYGMTRAASGYDAAAIRSRSRRKARDEWLALIPGAHEGYVGWERAEAIRKMVRDNVPTSRHHGRPSMATLCSPALSAAGAAAAS